One genomic region from Sphingobacterium sp. UGAL515B_05 encodes:
- a CDS encoding helix-hairpin-helix domain-containing protein, producing the protein MLYDKFERNKAELIDINTCDTTALISLKGIGSILSKRILKYKDVLGGFYRIEQLKEVYGVTAETYDLIKDYIVVANLDGIKKININKVDANSLAKHPYLSPKDAKLIVNYRDQHGSYVNIEDLTKIGTLSDLAIAKIAPYLIFENDSR; encoded by the coding sequence TTGCTGTATGATAAATTTGAAAGAAATAAAGCTGAACTTATCGATATTAATACCTGTGATACTACGGCATTAATCAGTCTTAAAGGGATAGGCTCAATTCTATCCAAACGCATTTTGAAATATAAAGATGTTCTTGGTGGTTTCTATCGTATAGAACAGTTAAAGGAGGTTTATGGAGTTACGGCTGAAACGTATGATCTAATTAAAGACTATATTGTGGTAGCTAATTTAGATGGAATAAAAAAAATCAATATTAATAAAGTTGATGCAAATTCATTGGCTAAACATCCGTATCTTAGCCCTAAAGATGCGAAACTAATCGTCAATTATCGGGATCAACATGGAAGTTATGTCAATATAGAAGATTTGACAAAAATAGGAACACTTTCAGATCTTGCGATTGCGAAGATTGCGCCTTATTTAATATTTGAGAATGATTCAAGATAA
- a CDS encoding efflux RND transporter periplasmic adaptor subunit: MAKKKRSIGKIILIIVVLLVVLGFIGFKAGWFGKGEITKVAVDVVKEMDVDELVSASGKIQPEVEVKLSSEVSGEVVELNIKEGDFVKKGQVLCRIKPDILQSGYDRSVAAMNSQRANLAAAQQQLKQQEENFKNVAATYKRNQELFEKRVISASEMDKSSAEYHAAQASIQAQRETVRSTKYGIDQSQASVKEAQDNLNRTTIYAPSDGIISLLSIEKGERVVGTAQMAGTEIMRIANMSSMEVNVDVNENDINNVRVGNQAEIEVDAFKDRKFKGVVTEIASSSKNIATTTTATSSTDQVTNFNVKVRISAESYQDLMKENVASPFKPGLSATVQIFTKHDKGLVVPIQSVTVRSDDKDSTNTNKKVDEYVFVLKDKIVKQVLVKTGIQDDKNIIVTSGLKKGDEVVSRPFDAISKTLKDGSQVEKVDKSKL; this comes from the coding sequence ATGGCAAAGAAAAAACGTAGCATTGGAAAAATTATATTAATAATAGTTGTGCTCTTGGTAGTCCTTGGTTTTATAGGTTTTAAAGCAGGCTGGTTTGGCAAAGGAGAGATTACCAAAGTCGCTGTGGATGTAGTAAAAGAGATGGATGTTGATGAATTAGTTTCTGCAAGTGGGAAGATTCAGCCTGAAGTGGAGGTTAAACTGAGTTCAGAGGTATCTGGAGAGGTTGTTGAGCTTAACATTAAAGAAGGTGATTTTGTTAAAAAAGGACAAGTACTCTGTCGGATCAAACCCGATATCTTGCAGTCTGGTTATGATCGATCTGTTGCAGCAATGAATTCACAGCGAGCCAATTTAGCCGCTGCACAACAGCAATTAAAACAACAGGAAGAAAACTTCAAAAATGTAGCTGCTACCTATAAACGGAATCAGGAACTTTTTGAAAAACGTGTTATTTCTGCCTCAGAAATGGATAAAAGTTCGGCAGAATATCATGCAGCACAGGCTTCTATCCAAGCGCAAAGAGAGACTGTTCGTTCTACAAAGTATGGAATTGACCAATCGCAGGCATCAGTGAAAGAAGCACAGGACAATTTAAATCGGACGACAATTTACGCGCCATCAGATGGTATCATTTCTCTCTTGTCTATTGAAAAGGGTGAGCGTGTGGTTGGAACAGCGCAGATGGCGGGTACAGAAATTATGCGTATCGCCAATATGAGTTCGATGGAGGTAAATGTCGATGTAAATGAAAATGATATTAACAATGTAAGAGTAGGGAATCAGGCTGAGATTGAAGTCGATGCTTTTAAGGACAGAAAGTTTAAAGGTGTTGTGACCGAAATCGCTAGCTCGTCTAAAAACATCGCAACGACAACTACGGCGACATCATCGACAGATCAGGTGACAAATTTTAATGTAAAAGTTCGCATCAGCGCAGAATCGTATCAAGACTTGATGAAAGAGAATGTGGCATCGCCATTTAAACCGGGTCTGTCTGCAACAGTTCAGATATTTACAAAACACGATAAAGGACTGGTTGTACCGATTCAATCGGTAACCGTGCGCTCTGATGATAAAGACTCTACAAATACAAATAAGAAAGTTGATGAATATGTATTTGTCCTAAAAGATAAAATAGTTAAGCAGGTTTTGGTTAAGACAGGTATTCAGGATGATAAAAATATCATTGTTACTTCAGGACTGAAAAAAGGAGACGAGGTCGTTTCTAGACCATTTGATGCGATTTCCAAAACCTTAAAAGACGGTAGTCAAGTTGAAAAAGTTGATAAGTCAAAGTTATAA
- a CDS encoding TolC family protein — protein sequence MKRFYYSAVIFTGLFLGTNDLVQAQQVVDVAEAIRMTLERNVQIKQAELSKDLAAQDVFQAKSNLYPNLNAGATQRLNYGFFFDQVAGQPITGNHWTNSAYGSISSNVNLFKGFQQVNQIKATKSQLESAATQVEKIKNDLVLNVLVTYLDAITNYELYTASGGQLKLSQQQYKLDSIQFAVGNKTIADIAKSKNQVATDQLNSVNLGNSYQLSLLTLKQLMEMPPQTEISLVRPNVEFSILKVENSNAVDVYETALRHQPDIVKAALDKDVAAKQIEIAKGGYYPSLDLGISYGTNYSSEGRDYLTQQKLSFNDQLGRNKALGTTLNLTVPIFNNNQNKVNVAKAKIGLKQAEAAEQLAKNNLNKAVNQAVLDVNAAKQRYSSATVAFESAETAYKATKERYDIGMANSLELFTTQTERNKAEFDLIQAKYNVIFRSKIIDYYLGNPIQFDNNLPI from the coding sequence ATGAAAAGATTTTATTATTCTGCAGTAATATTTACTGGATTATTTCTGGGAACTAATGATTTGGTTCAAGCCCAACAGGTTGTAGATGTGGCTGAAGCCATTCGCATGACTTTGGAACGAAATGTACAAATAAAGCAAGCGGAATTGAGTAAAGATTTGGCTGCTCAAGATGTATTTCAAGCGAAATCGAATTTGTACCCGAACTTAAATGCGGGAGCAACACAGCGTTTAAACTACGGGTTTTTCTTCGATCAGGTTGCGGGGCAGCCTATCACCGGAAATCACTGGACCAATTCAGCATATGGTTCCATAAGTTCTAATGTGAATCTCTTCAAAGGCTTTCAACAAGTTAATCAGATTAAGGCGACCAAGTCGCAGTTGGAATCTGCTGCGACCCAGGTTGAAAAGATCAAAAACGATCTGGTGCTGAATGTGTTGGTTACTTATCTTGATGCAATCACTAACTATGAACTTTATACAGCCAGTGGAGGTCAACTTAAACTCTCCCAACAGCAATATAAATTAGATTCCATACAATTTGCTGTGGGAAACAAAACAATAGCCGACATCGCAAAATCTAAGAACCAGGTGGCAACAGATCAGCTAAACAGCGTTAACCTAGGGAATTCCTATCAGCTTTCCCTGTTGACATTGAAGCAGTTGATGGAGATGCCACCGCAGACAGAAATCTCGTTGGTTAGGCCAAATGTTGAATTTTCTATCTTAAAAGTCGAAAATAGTAATGCTGTCGATGTTTATGAAACAGCTTTACGTCATCAACCGGACATTGTGAAAGCCGCGTTGGATAAAGATGTTGCTGCTAAGCAAATAGAAATTGCCAAAGGGGGGTATTATCCATCATTGGATCTTGGTATAAGTTATGGCACAAATTATTCCTCCGAAGGACGAGACTATTTAACACAACAAAAGCTATCGTTTAATGATCAGTTAGGGCGGAACAAAGCATTGGGGACAACGTTAAATCTGACAGTTCCGATTTTCAATAATAACCAAAACAAAGTGAATGTGGCTAAGGCTAAGATCGGTTTGAAGCAAGCTGAAGCCGCTGAACAATTGGCAAAAAATAATCTAAACAAGGCCGTGAATCAAGCTGTATTAGATGTTAATGCAGCCAAGCAACGCTATAGCTCGGCTACAGTCGCATTTGAGAGTGCTGAAACCGCATATAAAGCGACAAAAGAGCGCTACGATATTGGTATGGCTAATTCTTTGGAATTATTTACAACTCAAACAGAACGAAATAAGGCCGAATTTGATCTTATTCAAGCAAAATATAATGTAATATTCAGATCTAAGATCATCGATTATTACCTCGGAAATCCAATTCAATTCGATAACAATTTACCTATTTGA
- a CDS encoding polysaccharide deacetylase family protein: MPRHEKKVYLTFDDGPIPEITPFILDILKKYQAKATFFCVGENIKKNPHLFQRILDEGHQVGNHTYNHLKGWETNDEQYLANVKKCQKLTQTDLFRPPYARATKSQLRQLYKKYRVIMWDIMSGDFDPNLSPQKCLENILPNIQNGSVIIFHDNIKAIPRVKYALPKTIEFLLKNHYQLARID; this comes from the coding sequence ATGCCACGTCATGAAAAAAAAGTCTACCTTACTTTTGACGACGGTCCAATTCCTGAAATTACACCTTTTATACTCGATATCCTAAAAAAATATCAGGCAAAGGCAACATTTTTTTGTGTTGGTGAAAATATTAAAAAAAATCCACATTTGTTTCAACGAATTTTAGATGAAGGGCATCAGGTCGGCAACCATACTTACAACCACCTCAAAGGCTGGGAAACAAATGACGAACAATATTTAGCGAATGTTAAAAAATGCCAAAAACTGACTCAAACAGATCTTTTTCGTCCGCCTTATGCCCGAGCAACCAAATCCCAACTCCGACAACTCTATAAAAAATACCGTGTGATTATGTGGGATATTATGTCGGGTGATTTTGATCCAAATTTAAGTCCTCAGAAATGCCTAGAAAATATTTTACCCAACATTCAAAATGGCTCAGTTATTATCTTTCATGATAATATCAAAGCCATTCCTCGTGTTAAATATGCACTACCTAAAACAATAGAATTTCTATTAAAAAATCACTATCAGCTTGCAAGGATAGATTAA
- a CDS encoding DUF4249 family protein, protein MKKILGVIAVSIITLWGCEDKIDLELPENTGQLVITADLMVSDHQHEISIQKVVSIKDSLFSPITDAEVIVKNMQNNRTYTFQAGHDGVYSNKTLRLQEKVTYQLQVKTADGKEIQGTSTVPSYVDVDSIGLSERVIFTDTIYYPTLVFIDPPEKGNYYKYKMSVNGGKLRFIDVFNDKYNNGLEVQHDIIDRDRDLKVGDRVRILRQCIDVGAYNYWNSFQMINPGAASPANPISNLTNNALGYFSVSVGKYYESEVTFARKKP, encoded by the coding sequence ATGAAGAAGATATTAGGTGTTATAGCTGTTTCAATAATTACTTTATGGGGCTGTGAGGACAAAATAGACCTGGAACTGCCGGAAAATACAGGCCAATTGGTTATTACTGCCGATCTGATGGTTTCGGATCACCAGCACGAAATTAGTATTCAGAAGGTTGTAAGCATTAAAGATTCTCTATTTTCTCCGATAACAGATGCTGAAGTAATTGTTAAGAATATGCAGAATAATCGGACTTATACGTTTCAGGCTGGCCACGACGGGGTTTATAGCAATAAGACATTGCGTTTGCAGGAGAAAGTCACTTACCAGTTGCAGGTTAAGACTGCCGATGGGAAGGAAATACAGGGAACATCAACGGTGCCCAGCTATGTCGACGTGGATTCTATAGGGCTTTCGGAGCGGGTTATATTTACAGATACAATTTACTATCCAACGCTGGTATTCATTGATCCACCGGAAAAAGGCAATTATTATAAATATAAAATGTCGGTCAATGGGGGCAAATTACGTTTCATCGATGTATTTAATGATAAATATAACAACGGTCTAGAAGTACAGCATGATATTATTGACCGCGATCGTGATTTAAAAGTTGGTGATCGCGTGCGCATCCTACGGCAATGTATCGATGTGGGGGCTTATAATTACTGGAATAGTTTTCAGATGATTAATCCCGGTGCGGCTTCACCTGCTAACCCGATTTCAAATCTGACCAATAATGCGCTGGGATACTTCAGTGTCAGTGTTGGCAAATATTATGAATCTGAAGTGACGTTTGCTCGAAAAAAACCTTAA
- a CDS encoding TonB-dependent receptor domain-containing protein, whose translation MFKPIKVVFCFSSILFCVQQAYSQQSKSISGFVRDSISGENIIGAVIRNDTEKKSTASNKYGFFSLSLRDGSKPMEVSSVGYKTKVFSVQFDKDSTYIIQLVPEENQLAEVTVTGNRRKSIKDLTPGLTQFSPKEIEKVPVLFGEKDILKTIQLFPGVTSGGEGSSNFYVRGGGGDQNLILLDEAPVYNSSHLFGFFSTFNSDAIKDVNFYKGGVPAQYGGKISSVMEITTLDGNNQHFNVEGGLGLIASRLKLEGPIQKGKSSFMISGRRTYADLFLKLSSDENIKKSALFFYDLNAKLNYRINDKNTLYLSGYFGKDAMAYHDLFDFNWGNATATMRWNHVWSNRLFSNTTLIFSKFNYQVKIEDDNNFKIRSDIFNYNFKQDFQYNLSDRHNLKFGLQAALQEIRPASIEAGEDSKVNSLQIQHRKGADVAAYLTDDWSITDRLKLNYGLRASAYATLGPGTFYTFDSAGEAVDSTYVGNGKLGKKYFYLEPRVSFNYVINDLTTLKASFNTNVQYLHQLSNTTSSLPTDQYVLSNNTIKPQLSNQYSLGYFRNFASNRYEFSVEGYYRDLKNQIDYRNGADLQANELLEGELLFGKGRAYGIEWFLKKRLGRFSGWLSYTLSKSERQFEQINDGQWFNARQDKTHNIAIVGQYQLNPKWNLSANFVYYTGDAVTMPAGKYFVDDRTIFYYDKRNGQRMPAYHRLDLAATYDIKRTKNSYSSLSFGLYNAYNRKNAYLIDFREKEGQSNVTEIYRIALFGTIPSITWNFKF comes from the coding sequence ATGTTTAAGCCTATAAAGGTTGTTTTTTGTTTTTCTTCCATTTTGTTCTGCGTGCAGCAGGCATATAGCCAACAGTCTAAGTCTATTTCTGGGTTCGTTAGGGACAGTATTAGTGGTGAAAATATTATTGGTGCCGTAATACGAAATGATACTGAAAAGAAATCCACCGCTTCAAATAAATATGGTTTTTTTAGCTTGTCGCTTCGTGATGGAAGCAAACCGATGGAGGTTTCTTCTGTAGGTTATAAGACCAAAGTATTCTCTGTTCAATTTGATAAGGACTCTACGTATATTATTCAGTTGGTGCCAGAAGAAAATCAACTGGCGGAAGTGACGGTAACAGGAAATAGACGGAAATCCATTAAGGATCTGACTCCCGGGCTTACCCAGTTCAGTCCAAAAGAAATTGAAAAGGTTCCTGTATTATTTGGGGAAAAGGATATTCTAAAAACCATTCAGCTATTTCCGGGAGTGACCAGTGGTGGTGAAGGAAGCAGTAATTTTTACGTGCGTGGCGGTGGTGGCGACCAAAATCTAATCTTATTGGACGAAGCGCCTGTATATAATAGCTCGCACTTGTTCGGTTTTTTCTCAACATTTAATTCTGATGCGATCAAGGATGTTAATTTCTATAAGGGGGGCGTTCCAGCTCAATATGGAGGTAAAATATCCTCGGTAATGGAAATAACAACCCTGGATGGAAATAATCAGCATTTCAATGTGGAAGGTGGGTTGGGGCTTATCGCTTCGAGGCTTAAACTGGAGGGGCCGATTCAAAAAGGCAAGAGCTCATTTATGATCTCCGGTAGACGTACTTATGCTGACCTTTTCTTAAAGCTTTCAAGTGATGAGAATATTAAGAAGAGTGCGCTCTTTTTTTATGACCTCAATGCAAAATTAAATTATCGCATCAATGATAAGAATACACTTTACTTGTCTGGATATTTCGGCAAGGATGCGATGGCTTATCATGATTTGTTTGACTTCAATTGGGGAAATGCGACTGCAACCATGCGCTGGAACCATGTGTGGAGCAATAGGTTGTTTAGCAATACTACGCTTATTTTTAGCAAATTCAATTATCAGGTTAAGATTGAGGATGATAACAACTTTAAAATCCGTTCAGACATCTTTAATTATAATTTTAAACAAGATTTCCAATACAATCTTTCGGACCGTCACAATCTAAAATTTGGATTGCAGGCAGCCTTGCAGGAAATCCGACCGGCAAGTATCGAAGCTGGCGAAGATTCGAAGGTGAATTCATTGCAAATTCAACATCGCAAGGGTGCTGATGTTGCTGCTTATTTAACCGATGACTGGTCTATTACCGATCGTTTAAAATTAAATTACGGACTGAGGGCATCCGCTTACGCAACATTGGGGCCGGGTACATTTTATACCTTCGATTCTGCAGGTGAGGCCGTAGATTCTACCTATGTGGGAAATGGCAAGTTGGGTAAAAAGTACTTCTATCTGGAACCTCGCGTTTCCTTCAACTACGTTATCAATGATTTAACGACGTTAAAGGCTTCTTTTAATACCAATGTTCAGTATCTGCATCAATTGAGCAATACAACCAGTAGTCTTCCTACAGATCAATATGTACTGAGCAATAATACGATTAAACCCCAGCTATCCAATCAGTATTCGCTTGGTTACTTTCGGAATTTTGCATCCAACAGATATGAATTCTCTGTTGAAGGTTATTACCGAGATTTAAAGAACCAGATTGATTATAGGAATGGTGCCGATCTACAGGCAAATGAATTGCTGGAAGGAGAATTGCTGTTTGGAAAAGGTAGAGCGTACGGTATTGAATGGTTTCTGAAAAAGAGACTGGGGCGATTTAGCGGCTGGCTGAGTTATACTTTGTCCAAAAGTGAGCGGCAATTTGAACAAATTAATGATGGTCAATGGTTTAACGCACGTCAGGACAAAACGCATAATATAGCTATTGTGGGACAGTATCAATTAAATCCGAAGTGGAATTTAAGTGCGAATTTCGTCTACTATACAGGCGATGCTGTGACGATGCCAGCGGGCAAATATTTTGTTGATGATCGTACGATCTTCTATTACGATAAAAGAAATGGGCAGCGGATGCCTGCTTATCACCGCCTGGATTTGGCAGCAACTTATGATATTAAGCGGACAAAGAATAGCTACTCGAGCTTGTCTTTTGGTCTCTATAATGCCTATAATCGAAAAAATGCCTATTTGATCGACTTTAGAGAAAAAGAAGGACAATCCAATGTCACCGAAATTTATCGGATAGCATTGTTTGGGACGATACCATCGATTACTTGGAATTTTAAATTTTAG
- a CDS encoding alpha/beta hydrolase family protein, whose product MLIAFVLFLCTLTNAFAAKVDTLSIQSPSMGKAIKTVVILPQSYSNKVSYPVLYLLHGYSGNYSNWVKNSSISTLADQYGYMVVCPDGGFGSWYWDVANNKNYQYETFVSKELIDYMDQHYSTIKDRSGRAISGLSMGGHGALSLAIKHQDSYGAAGSTAGGVDFRPFPLNWEIKDRIGNYADVPQEWDNRVVINMVPKLVNNKLRLIIDCGKEDFFYTVNVALHDKLMYHNINHTFITSEGGHNWEYWSRSIVYQMAFFKGYFDQAKKSEKKNG is encoded by the coding sequence ATGTTAATTGCCTTCGTTTTATTTTTATGTACCCTCACGAACGCCTTTGCTGCCAAAGTGGACACCTTGTCCATTCAGAGCCCATCCATGGGAAAGGCAATTAAGACTGTCGTAATTCTTCCTCAAAGTTACTCGAACAAAGTCAGCTATCCCGTCCTCTACCTGTTGCATGGTTATTCCGGTAATTACAGTAATTGGGTCAAGAATTCCAGTATAAGCACATTGGCAGATCAATATGGTTATATGGTGGTATGTCCTGACGGTGGTTTTGGAAGCTGGTACTGGGATGTTGCGAATAATAAAAATTACCAATATGAAACTTTTGTGTCCAAAGAGCTGATCGATTATATGGATCAGCACTATTCGACGATCAAGGATCGGAGCGGAAGGGCAATTAGTGGTTTAAGTATGGGGGGGCACGGTGCGCTGTCTCTGGCCATAAAACATCAGGATAGCTACGGCGCTGCAGGAAGTACAGCTGGTGGAGTAGATTTTAGACCTTTTCCCTTAAACTGGGAAATTAAAGATCGCATTGGAAATTACGCTGATGTACCGCAAGAATGGGATAATCGTGTTGTTATTAATATGGTTCCTAAATTAGTCAACAATAAACTTCGCTTAATCATCGACTGCGGTAAGGAAGATTTTTTCTACACTGTTAATGTTGCATTGCACGATAAATTAATGTACCATAATATAAATCATACTTTTATTACAAGTGAAGGCGGGCACAATTGGGAGTACTGGTCACGTTCAATAGTTTATCAAATGGCTTTTTTTAAAGGATATTTTGATCAAGCAAAGAAAAGTGAAAAGAAAAATGGATAA
- a CDS encoding DUF4377 domain-containing protein, with the protein MKKPSRYSSLLLFLTLLLPCQSLLAQSSSFRVKVKSGLQQTPPYLVKYYNSKDWEKFYAEILQFDYDPKFDYDIRILKRQNGSHSTYTLAKTITKSLSENTAVATWEVGENYVNAQSLGKLKCLQVKSDKRNKWEYLTSTIQGFDYKEGYRYRIRVKQTKQKDTDSVSYSLIEVLSKERANELPSVAAFLARFKWNLLQLNGKDVSSSKASIGFDAKNSTITGTTGCNNFWGNFAIKDDKISFLHLASTMRACNGINIENDFFQIFEQKQIQFDIAEQTLNLYNDRKLVMIFGLERE; encoded by the coding sequence ATGAAGAAGCCTTCCAGATACAGTTCATTGCTCCTTTTTTTAACACTCTTACTCCCCTGTCAAAGCTTACTTGCCCAGAGCTCTTCATTTCGCGTAAAAGTAAAATCAGGTCTTCAGCAAACACCGCCGTATCTTGTCAAATACTACAACAGCAAAGATTGGGAGAAATTCTATGCCGAAATCTTGCAATTTGATTATGACCCCAAATTTGACTACGACATCAGGATCCTCAAACGTCAAAACGGTTCACATTCGACATATACCTTAGCCAAAACGATTACAAAATCACTATCGGAAAATACAGCGGTGGCCACATGGGAAGTTGGAGAAAACTACGTGAATGCCCAGAGCCTTGGCAAACTGAAATGTCTGCAGGTAAAATCTGACAAAAGGAATAAATGGGAATACCTCACGTCAACAATTCAAGGTTTCGATTACAAGGAAGGCTACCGTTACCGTATTCGTGTAAAACAAACGAAACAAAAAGATACAGACTCCGTCAGTTATAGTTTAATTGAAGTCCTGTCGAAAGAACGTGCAAATGAACTGCCCAGTGTGGCCGCATTTCTTGCTCGTTTTAAATGGAATCTACTTCAGCTAAATGGAAAGGATGTCAGCTCCAGCAAAGCAAGTATCGGGTTCGATGCCAAAAATAGCACGATTACCGGCACAACGGGATGCAATAATTTTTGGGGAAATTTTGCCATTAAAGACGATAAAATCAGCTTTCTACATCTAGCAAGCACCATGCGCGCCTGCAATGGGATAAATATCGAAAATGACTTTTTTCAAATTTTTGAACAAAAACAAATTCAATTTGACATAGCCGAACAAACCTTAAATTTATATAACGACAGAAAACTAGTAATGATTTTTGGGTTGGAGCGAGAATAA
- a CDS encoding glycoside hydrolase family 43 protein translates to MIKTFLTSTTLLLTATLFAQKNPVITGNYADPEGIIYGNKYWIFPTYSAPYEEQIFFDAFSSSDLATWTKHSRILENSNVKWAKKAMWAPAVLENKGKYYLFFGANDVHQGEIGGIGVAVADKPEGPYTDLLGKPLINDIINGAQPIDQFVFKDKDGTFYMYYGGWKHCNMVKLKPDFTGLLPFDDGTFYKEITPKDYVEGPFMFIKDGKYYFMWSEGGWTGPDYKVAYAIADSPFGPFERIGTILERDPEVAVGAGHHSVIKVPNKDKYFIVYHRRPLGKDGANERVTCIEEMKFDKNGHIIPVKMTFTGVKHPLN, encoded by the coding sequence ATGATTAAAACATTTTTAACATCGACAACCTTACTTTTAACCGCGACACTTTTTGCCCAGAAGAATCCTGTTATCACGGGAAACTACGCTGATCCTGAAGGCATTATCTATGGTAATAAATATTGGATATTCCCAACCTATTCGGCGCCTTATGAAGAGCAGATATTCTTTGACGCGTTTTCATCTTCCGATTTGGCCACCTGGACAAAACATAGCCGTATCTTGGAGAACAGCAACGTTAAATGGGCGAAAAAAGCCATGTGGGCACCTGCAGTATTGGAAAACAAGGGCAAATATTATCTGTTTTTCGGAGCCAATGATGTGCATCAGGGAGAGATCGGAGGCATTGGGGTCGCTGTGGCTGACAAGCCAGAAGGCCCTTATACCGACCTATTGGGCAAACCCCTAATCAACGATATTATCAATGGCGCTCAGCCGATAGATCAGTTTGTTTTCAAAGATAAAGACGGCACTTTCTACATGTATTATGGCGGTTGGAAGCACTGCAATATGGTCAAACTCAAACCAGATTTCACAGGTTTGCTCCCTTTTGATGATGGTACCTTTTACAAGGAAATCACCCCTAAGGATTACGTCGAAGGACCGTTTATGTTTATAAAAGATGGAAAATATTATTTCATGTGGTCGGAAGGCGGCTGGACAGGCCCCGACTACAAAGTCGCTTATGCCATCGCCGACTCGCCCTTTGGCCCTTTTGAGCGCATCGGGACAATATTGGAACGGGATCCCGAGGTAGCCGTTGGCGCGGGTCATCATTCGGTTATCAAAGTACCCAACAAGGACAAATATTTTATTGTCTATCACCGTAGACCGCTTGGCAAAGATGGAGCGAACGAGCGAGTAACTTGCATCGAAGAAATGAAATTTGACAAAAACGGACATATCATACCTGTTAAGATGACCTTTACAGGTGTCAAACATCCATTAAACTAG